A stretch of DNA from Oryza brachyantha chromosome 9, ObraRS2, whole genome shotgun sequence:
cgagaaaattgcatatctacTATTCTAAAATAGGGAATTCGCTACAATACCATTAATGAAATGAGTTTCGCTCAAATGCCATCCAAACGCTTATCCGATTTGCTACTTTGCCATTTGCACCATttagacaaataaaaaatattttgctctgctttagcattttttttccccaaagaTGCTCCTGACTCTGCGTTCTCTCCTTTAGGATTTGTGTCACACGCGAGTGCTCGCGGTTCCTTGATGAGGCGACGCCAGCGAGGGGCGCCAGCCATCTGCGAGGatgccgacggcgtcgaccgGCCAAGAGGCCGCTCTCCTATGCCCGTGCCCCTCTCACccgcgacgacgaggccgccgccgttcaCCACGTCGCCCACCGCCGTAGCCGACCTCCTACAGCGCCTCAACCCGCCCCTCACGTCCGCGGGGCACCAGCGGCAGctccgcggcgtcggcgcggcgccggcggcagcgcgccgATCTCGGCGACGTCGGTAGGGCACCCGCAGCAGCTCGCCGACAGCGCCGGAGCTCGGTGCTCGGCGACGTTGGCGGGGCGCCAGCGGCAGCTCACGGCGTCCGCGGGGCGCCGGTGCTGGCGCTGGGGTGCTCCGACGATCGGCGATGGAATGGCTGGCAATGGCTACAGACTTAAGAAGGCCAAGGgcatttaagaaaaaatggtaaattagacaaataaaatttttgggacCCTAAATTGTAGAAAATGGTAAAGTAGCAAACTAAATTAGGACCTGAATGGCATTCTAGCAAAGCTCATTTAAATGATGGTATAATAGCGAATCCAATCTTATTCAATGgtagatatgcaattttctcctAACAAACGCGGCCCTAGTCTCCCAATCCGCCGGAgcttggccgccgccgtcgtgcgaAGAAACCGGTGAAGGGCGGCCCTACATAGCGAGGACGCCAGGTGTCCACGAACCACGGTGATGGCATCAGTTCAGCCccagctcctccgccgcctcgcgccgttGCTGAACTGCCGCATCCGCGCCACCACCCACCGATGcctcgtctccgccgccgccgccgctgccgagacGCCGTCGCCTGTGCTGGCGGGGCCGGGATCCGTCAGTATGACGGATAGCTGTGTCCGTGTAGGATGATCCACAATAGATCCATGTCATTCGCGCTAAACCCGCCtgtttttggtttttactGCTTGTGCAGGTGTCAGCAAATTAATCCGAGGCCAGTTGGTGGATGCAGCTGCAACTGCAAGACCCCTCATTCATGGTCAAATAATTTGAGCATTACTAGTAGAAGGTACCTGCCATAACACTCGCTTGCAGAATATGCTTACTTGATAGTTACAATTGGCAATATATCTTTGGTAATTTTGATGATATCTACGTTCTACTTCAGTGTGGAATTTTGTTACATCAATCTTGCTTATCACTTGCAGCTGCAAGTTGAATGttttgattttgtgttttgttcCCTGATTCCCTGTTGCAGTGTCGTCACTGCTgaaaatgtcaaataaaaGGCACTTGCATTTTGAATGTACCAGGATCTACATTTTAGTTTACATTTTATTTAGTAACACATTACCATGCCaacatttttgaaaaatgacTTTACTGTAACTTTTTGCCCTAAAATTTCTTGAGACTATAAATGTTAACTATATGTTTGTATTCGGACTTTCTCCCTTCAGGCTCATTGTGTTAACTGTTAAACAGTTATCATCTTTTAAGCTTTGTGAAGATGAAAATTTGTGTAGTACACTAATATGTCATATAGTAATGCACGTGCAGCTGCAGTGCAATAGATATCCattttattgaaatatttaCTTGCAAGACAAAGTAATCTTCTTAATGGTTCTACGTCCTTATGGCCAAACTGGATACTATTCGAACAACTAGAACTACAGGTCGCATGTTCATTTTAACTGAGCACACCTTCATGGCTTATTCACATAGGGGCTAGCAATTCTGTGGGATAATGGACAATGCTGTTCATAATCttataaactattaaaatGTCCTCACCCAGGTGTAACTATTGGAACAATTCACCCAACAAGCCTAAGCCTGAAAGGTTTGCTGCTTACAAATTGTGACCCTATCAAGTCTTTACATTCTATGCTGCCCATTTTTTTGCTGGTTTAGTATTCATAGAGTTACATCACTTCGTTGAGTTTGTTAGTGATGAATGTTCCATGAAACCCATAGGGTACTCTTCGTGGCAATATTATTTTGGCAACAGGAGCACCCTCAAATCTTTGGGCATCAATGATGTGCACCTGCAAGATAGAAAGCATAAAATTTCCAATTCCAATTTTGAGTCTTTGTCATCGATACAGAAAATGGCATGCATATGGGATATGATATAACAAGCACTTGCCTGTGATGTATTAGACCCCTCATTATGTACAAAAGAAATTATCCACCCATCATCTTCATGTGTGCCTCCAACTCTTGGAACAAATACTGCTCCGGAGCAGAATTCATCTTTCCCAAGCCAGTGATACTCTGCCTTTATTAGATCTTTGGATGTCTGGTTTAGGATATGAATCCAGTGAGGAAATATAACATAAAGAACTAAATATTAGTTGGAGTAGTGTAGCAAGTCTATGGCCAATGTACCTCTGTAGTTACATTATCTCTTTCTTCAAGATAAAGTTTTGCAAGGCCTCCATATTTAAGGATTACTAGAAAATACAGAAAAGGACTATCAACTAAGTCATGATGCACAATcataaattttgtgaaatatacttataatcaATACCATGAACTTTTCCTACTCCTTGATTTGgtaaattgcacaaaaaattgtttttttagctaaTACCTTTGTCATTAACTCCATAACAGCTTGTCAAAGAGTCCACCACTTGTGCATAGGCATAACTATGATGCAAGCCCATTTTGTGGTTATTGATCACTGGGAATTCCATGGAAAACTCAGTTCCAGTTAAATATTCCCCTGAAAGAGCCTTTGTTTTCATGTTTAACCTCCACTGGTATAACCGAGAGAAAAATTCTTCATTAATTCCTTGTTTCACAGATACATCATCTCCAGAAGGATCAGAGggcaaatcatttttatttaggCTGATCTTAGGACCTGGTATGATGGAGTCAGCCGCCCGAAGGCCCCTGATAACAACCTATTTTACCAagtaaaaataagataagatTCGTGCTGCATATACATGGCAATGATGGGTTGTTGGCAAAAGACAGAATACTATGCTAATGCAACTACAAGTATATGGAACAAGCTTACAAAACTATACCTCATCCCCCTCTTCAAAGCAGTTAATGAAATGGAACATGCAGAATGGTTCAACATCAAACCATATAACTGACTCTGCATTACCATAACGGGGCATAACTCCTATTCTTGCATAACTGTCTTTCTCAAACTTGATCAACCTGTTTGAGGGAATTGTCTGCTTATGATTTTCAGATTAACCcaagaatatttttaataaaataagctTAACTGAAATACTTACTGATCACCTCTAATAAGTCTATTGATGTCAATGGTAAGTGGTAGATCCATGATTATATTGTACCTTGATTTAGAGACCAAAACGTGTAAATTGTCATTCCCCTTTAGTATAATTCTTACTATAAGTAAATAGAATATgttgaaataaattatagtttaGTGAATAAACCACAGCGAAGAGATGCTAATTGGTAGCCGGACATACTTAACAGTAACTCCTATGTCATGGCAGAGTGTACACCTGTCCAGTTTGAGGTCAACTTTATGTTTTAGTTGAGTTCCATCAGCTGTTGTTAAATCAAACTTCAGTTGGAGTCAAACATTGACTTTAAACTTGATAGAGAGGGtagtattaaattataaataataaaacaaaatacctGAGACAACTCCAACCATTAGGAAAGGCCTCTTTGTATCTGAACCAAAAATGACAAGCTCCCCTGATCCAGGAGCTACCTATATCATTTGAACCAAGTGATTGAAATTAATCTGAATGATAGATAAGGGATAGCACTGAAATATGAAGCATAATGGTTTGTTACTCAGAATGTGAAATCATGTAGTGTGCACAGTCTACCTCTTGTGTTCGATGTATTGAGTTCTGACAAGCTCcacatttatttgtttttgcagTTTAATACAAAACCATCATGTGCCATATGTTTAGCCCAGTAATCTTGTTGAATAAAATTTCCAGAGTATAGATGTAGTTGGAATAgtatgatgatttttttaaatgaatagTCATCTGACTTTGCACATGTTATACCTCACCCTCTTGTTTTCCATTAAAATCAACTGATACAGAGAATCAACATACAGTATTTGTTAACTTGTAGTGGGTTATGAGTTTATTCTTGTGACCTATGAATGATTATGCAGGATACAGCTAGTGGCCAACCATACCTTTGGGTGAGCTGTGAAGGGCTGATCCCATTCCCCGTTAATGTCCCAGCTATCTTCTGTTTCAAGATTTTGTATGCATATCTCCTGAGGCAGGTGGTTCTCCGCGACTGCAAACACCCTTCCGGCATGCTCAAATACATTGGTGTTGCTGATGTCCTTGTTCACTTTGCCAAACCGCATCTGCATTGCATATTTACCTATTTCAGAGTGtctgaaaagtgaaaaatagCATATAGTTTAGGCTTGTAAGGTATTGTTTACATAGTTGAGAATGTAGCCTGCGATGATGGCTGAGGAGTCGCCCATGATGGCGGGGAGGAAACTTGGTTTCTTTTGGGCTTTCTCAATCTTGAACGTTTCAGACTGCACATATCGATTTGCATAGGACATCAACCATGTGGCTGAACTGTTCTTTCTGAAGTAGAGGGCATGGAGCATGCCCTCACCCTCAACCCATATCTCACTTGACTTTCCGAAGATTGAGACAGTCGAATGGAGAGCTCCAAAGAGTGGATTGGAACCTGTTGAGATTTTCCACAATTAGTTTATGGCTTTTAATTCTCATGTGCATACACACAGTTATACTTATTTGTTTGAACAGACTACAGTAATAAGAGAGGATCAATATCACCACCATTTCTGATGTATATGCCTTCCGGGAAATCTTCAGGTATCTCTCCTTCAACTTGCAGAATCTCTATGGCTTCACTGATCTCACTGACTGGTGCAAAATTGCTCTGCAGAATTGTCAAAGCTGGCCTTTAAATTCATTATTGATGAATGAAATGGAATGAAGCTTCTCCAGAATGAAGTACCTCTGATGGTAGCATTGGTTGGTCAGAAAACTTGAAGGTTGAGTCAACCAAAGCTTCCATAAGTCCCTGTTTTGCCATCTCCAGCGCTTTTGAGGCTTCATCGATCCTGAAAGAAAGTCGCCTCCGAATCTCCTGAAAAAAAGGTTTCTGAAGCAAGAAAAGAGCTAAGCATCAGAGTTATTGATGACTACATGATAATAACAAGATCTAAGCACATTCTGCATGATAAGAAGAGACCTTTCGGTTTGTGGTTGTGGATGTTGGCTGGTTTCTTGCACCCTGGGAAGATGCAGGTCTGAAGGAAGGAGAAGCCTTGCAGATACATGGATGCAGAGAAACTCTCATCATTCtggtagtaaaaaaaaaaagcctaatCCTTCTGCATTCACGAATGGATATTGCACTTCATTTTATTCCACATCATGAGGAAAAATCATTTGTCATCTTGGAATATCCGGTATGGATTAATCTTGCTCCGTGCCACCTGAGCAGTTTTGGGCCTAGCACTCATGCCAAACATGACGTATGAAGTCTGAATCTTTGCGAGTTTTGATGtgcatttttgtaattttggtCTGTTCCATAATCAACTTgtatactttttttctttcatctgGAAAACTATCTTTTTCCTTCAGAAAGAATTGCCAGCTATTTTAGTGTTAGTCAATGTTGATTAGCCAATGTTGATGGCACTAGAAAGGTTAGAATTTTCCATGTTGACATATATTGAAGTACTATTACCAGGCTGAGCAGAATCTTCACCAATCTAAACCTACTTTGGTATTAAACAAACTGAGTGATCGATAGAACTTATGAACGAACCAAATGGCAAATGATTAATCCAGAAATCTTGTTGACACTTGCTAGAATGGCATCGTTGCTTGGAGATTCTGCTCACAAATCTGAAGGATGTTGTCTTTATTCTGTTTCGGATAGTAATACTATCATCATGCTGAAAGCCAGCTACACCATTGGCAAGTAAACGAGAAAAACCTAGCGATATAAGCTTGGGAGGTATCGGAGATGTAACAACGTCGGGAATGCTACTTGACAATGCTTTGGGAGTAAcaatgttgtattttttttcttgtgtgaATAAGGAGTAACAACTTTTTGTTGCTTAATTAGCTGTTAGCATCAtccaatttttcacttatacttatgcttataagtcaaaatttaaattttcaaccttaaatttagagttgattttgggggttttcaccgaagtttctagccttagcttttagaatTTGGATCGCTACaaatacatatgtaaaatttttcattcacaatttttttgttaccaATATGCCGTTTTAACCTATGGTTTTTTTCGTGAAACACCTTAACAATAACCTATGGCTTTTTTCGTGAAACACCTTAACAATAACCTATGGCTTTTTTCGTGAAACACCTTAACAATAACCTATGGTTTTTTTCGTGAAACACCTTAACAATAACCTATGGCTTTTTTCGTGAAACACCTTAACAATAACCGAAGAAGAGCCCCGAGTCATACATTTACACATACAAGGAGGAGTAAGCACGGTATAGGATTTGGCCTGTTAGCTCACGAGGTAAACTACCAGCTCTGCTTGACTTATTATGAGCATGAGTTTGAGCGATTTTGCAATGTGCGAGATTAGTATACTGCAGTATGAGACTCTCTTGCTGTTtaatgtaaaaagaaaaatggaagaTGGAAGACATGAACCGAAATAAATATGCATCAGAATTTCATCCACGTCAAGAAGACACCATTCGGCAAATTTTGTTGTACTGTTGTATTTACTCGAGTTTTCTTTAGTTGCATCGTACTCccttcgattttttttattcgacAAATTTGCTCTCTATTGGGTCTAGCAACTATTCAGATCAGATTCATATTCACATCCTTCCCAATTTACTCCAGTTTCATATATCGTGCCTAGATTTAATAGATGTTGAACGACGAGTCAAATCCTCTATGGAACAGTTATTTTAATATCTTTGCATATGCCAGAAGAACTTTGGACTGGCACTTTCCAGCCTGTTATATCCGGCATGCATGAAACCATCGAATTGTGTTGGACACGTCCTggttttcaaaacaaatttgGTTCAAATTTTCTTCGGATTTCCTTGGACTTGACTTGAACAGGTCGGGTGTCATAAACCATCTTGTACCAGATTAAGCTCATGACCGTAAATATAAGTTGTGACTGGCCGCATAATGGTAAAATTCATCGGAAGTTAAAGGATAATGGTAAAATTCGTTggaagttaattttgtttatcaCGTGTGACATGCATATGGAATGAAGTACCTAGCAGAGCCGTGTCACGTCTATAGTTGGTCAGTAGTTTCGCACACTGttgtaaaaataagaaaaaaagaagtctTATAAGGTATGGTATCCGTTCTACTACCACTTCTAGAATTTGTGCAAGTAGTAAGGTAaggtcaaaatattttcttttaagccACTTGAGTGgtcaacttttaaattttgaattgtgtATATTTCTTTTCCAAGCACCTAGGGCatgaatgcttatattttaaaattgaaatgatGAAAATCATCAGAACTAGGGCAtggatgcttatattttaatataaaatttaaatccgacaaatgtttatatattagaaCTAGGAGAACACTATTCACTCCATTTGATATTAAAAGATTTTCTGACTTTACCATGTTCATATGGTTGttcacaaattaaaatatacttactCCGTTATATATTTGTCCATGATTGAATCTCAGGCGGCGCCGTCCTCGAGAGGCCCGGATCTGCTGCCCTACGGTGGAGCTCGGCGCTCGGCGACGGCCATGGTGACGGACGGTGGCAACGGATCTTGGGACGGCGgatccggcggcgccgtccatGGGAGGGCCGGATCTGCCGCCCTACGGTGGAGCTGGGTGCTCGATGGTGGATCTGGGGACAGCGGTGGCAGTCTCGGGCGGTGGCAGCGGTGGTCTCGGGCGgctggcgatggcgacgacgggaGCGGAAGCGGCGGCTGCGATGAGCtcgggtgggcggcggcgttagttttttttgtcttttttatttttggaatttttttgtgattttttctctttgcatgTGGTCGGCTTAAGCGCCTGCATGCGGAAATCTGATTTTCACACGTGGGTTCCCTGGCCGCATGCAAAGCTTTGCATTTTCACAGACAATTTGGTAACCGCATGCGAAAATCGCACCGACCCATTTGCAAAAACGGTTTCTGTAGTAGTGTGTCCATCTCAAGGTGCAGATCATCGAAGGCAATGATTCTGAAGATCTACTTTCCGTATCCGCCGGTGAACACTACCAAGCAGGACTAAGTAGGCAACATGCAATGTCACAGTATAGAGCTTGTGACAAAACCGTATATTGGTTTTGCGTATATTGCATTGGGCAATGACCTGGTATTTATTGAGATATTAGGATGTGTTTCACAATCTTTGTAGTTGTCCCTCCCACATAAATCAAGTGGCAAGGATAGCATCCTTCCATTTATGTAGGTCCCCCTAATCTAGACTAAGCAAGGTCATACTAAAGTCCACACATATCCTTTCCACAAGGtggattttatgattttcttaGTATTATCTCTCCTATGGGATAAGACCCATTACTAAATTCCAATATATCTTTCCTTGATCTGAAAGGACCTTTTAGTACAACCTATCTTTATGAGTTGAGCAAAACATATATGTTAGTTGACTCACTAAAATACGACATCATCCAACTGCATGAACCATAATTGCATGTCTGAAATAATGCAACCAACGCAGATCATATACTtcctcaatatatatatatatatatacgcccATGTTCGATCTATGGGAATGACAAAAATTTCTTGAGCTTATGCTGAGGCATGGTCGGATGGATGCCAAGTGCTAACGTGATAAGGACATTATGCCACCATATGTAGTATATAGGACTGGGATGCACCgagaaaatatttgttattgttACATGGGTATCTAGTTGTATGAACGTGCAGTATCGCCAGTTTGTCTATCTCTCGAGTCTAGACATGCTTAAGCTATGTAGTGCATTCAGAGACTGCATTTGCTAATCCAAGTGAAAGCAGAAGTAGTGGCATGAAATTTTCAATCGATTCTCTATCTTGTGAAAGACAAAAACGGCCTGTTCGCAATCCTGCCTATTTCGATTTTTCTCCAAGCCGAAGATTAGTAGGATTTTTTCTTGAAAGCTTGGTAGAAATTCAGAAGAATAGAAATACAATGAGCAGTTATACAATTTAAGTGTCAGAAATGGCAAGGTGAATCGGttttatactattatataaaaGCACATGAAATTTCTATGCAGTGTACGGAATTAATAGCTAAATGCTAATAGTTTTTGATAAGTGTCTTGCACATCTTGTGAAGCCACTTGGGTGACAGTTTGGCATCTATCAAGTAAAATGCCTCCATTTCTCTATATCCAAATGTTCCACGAGGTTATGAGTTCTCCTTTCATGTCCGGTTTTTCAGTTTGCATGGGATTGTGTGAGGTAGGTTCAGCAATCGCCAAGGCATGCTGTTTGGTCAAGGGAAAGTTGGCCGTAGTCTTTCCAGTTGTAGACTAGGGTGATCCAGACCTGTTTTGTGTATATCCATTCCATGAAAAGGTTCGTGGATTCCTCGAGAGCTTTGGTCAAGAGATTAGTAGTTTGGTTTACAAAATGACTAGCACTTATTAGAGCCTTTGGATAGAGAAAAATCAAGATGGTAATGTACGTACCAGCTTCAACCTTGTATTCATGGTACATGTATATCACCCGGACGCACCAGTTCACTACCATAATCATCAAAACTTGATTTGTCCTCTAAATGAGGAGAAGGAACTGCATTAATTGGAACTTGTTGGACACTTAGGTTaggtttctattttttttttatctttcttccTACTTTGCTTCATAAAGCGTTATAGCTAAGTGATACACTTTTTGATTGCTTCGTACCTACGTAGTAGATTGCAATCTGTGTAAACTTGTTGAATGGATTGCTATACCAGACTAGTTTGATAGATATAGGGgacatttggattttttttctccattgaCAAAAACAAGAGATGGGGgtgcaaaagtaaaaaaaataaataaaaaaatcaggtgCCAGAAGAAACTTTCTATCTAGCTAGTAACTACAAAGGAACAGAAAAGTAATTTAACTCTCTATGAAGTAACTTTTAAGTTTCTGGGAAGTAATTTACATGGTTTAGAAGCTTCAAAAGGAACTTTCTAATTCTATGAAACATGTTTTGAGAAGGAGCTGAAGCTTGATAGACATATGCAAAACGTGTAAAATGTGTTTGACATGCTATTTTTACCAAATATGCATCTTTCCTGAATTGATTTGTATTAACAACACTGTTGTTGGGTGGAGGCGAAAGACACGCGTGGGGGAAGGAGCTTGTCATTACTTTTGTCACAACTGCGTGTCTTTAGAGAAAGGAGCACATCTACTTTTTCAGAATCAGTGTGTCTCGCGCTAATATGCGCATTCTAGGCTGAGTTGTAATAGCCCAATATGCATTGGTCATGGATCCTTTCACAAACATACTTAGCCTTTACCAATACAATCTATGGAAACCATATCACAATACTGAGGCTTTGAGGATCTCGTCAAGATGGATTCCTTTGGAGCAGAGTATATATTACCGCTCTGCTCTCAATAACCGCTGCCTGACGGAGCGTGATTATTGCGTTTTTTTCGTAGTTTTAGGCGGTTTCTCACTGCAATAATTACACTTATCACAGTAATCATGGTTGCCGCAGCGGTTTCTCCGTTGTTTTTGTTAACCCTGCTTTTGGAGCATGCCCAGTTACACATGTTCCTCACGCACTCTTGATTTATACGATCTTGCATTGTCTCAATTGTTGCTTCAGTTTCCTTACAACAAAAATGAGCAGAGTGTTTTGATCATGAGGATGGCATAAGTTTCATGCATTTCACTATCCACTGGAATaatcaacaaaaaatttagctcAGAGATCGATCTTGAGCCAGTCGGCATGCCGTGCCTTGCCCGCCACTGTTGCTGCGCACTATCTGGCCACCGCTGCACGCTGATCCGCTCCCGGTCGCCGCTGCTGGCCGTCGCTTCTGCTGCCATCGAAGAGTagaggcagagagagagagagagggagctgCAAGGAgagaaggaaaaggagggCAAAGAAggaaaggaggaagaagagtaTGAATTGggggattttatttttcaattccTCAAATTCTTGCAACTTTTCAGTGTCCACTTTCCAAGAGTAAATTTCTCTAAGttcatacaagtttaaaattttaaatataaaccaATTAGTTCACCAGTTGCGTGGGTTTGAAACTTTGATTGGCTGAGTTAGCCTTTTTCATATCTGGAATTTATATGTCGAGATTCAGGTGAGGTGAACTAAACGAAGTTTGTAGACACCGTCGTTATCTTTctgataccactgttttcatTCAATTCCAATATATAGTTTAGGAAAAATGCTAAAAACAGTGCTACTGCTTAGGTCAAAAACTGGTGCAACCTTTTGTATTGTTTAAACTGAGACTGATGAAGGTCTCATAtggttttatttctaaaataaaagttgtagaaattttttttgtagatGTCCAAAGTGCTATCATATTTCACttttcattagacaatttgTGAGTTATTTATAAAACCGTAAAAGCATCAGTATGGACAGTTAAATACAAGTTGAGGGAATAAATAGAACCATTGAGTTTTATCATCATAAATACACTAAGTATTCTCAGTGTCGTTAGTTAATCACATATAGTGGTTTTATATGACGTTTTGCTCTTCAAGTGTGGAGGGTTCAACCGTGGGAGATGTTGAGCCTAGTTATCACCGGAGCTGATGCAAGTGTTTGACGAACTTGTATGTTGATATGTTgtgactaaaattttatgctaTCATTATtctctcatatatatttatttatttggttaTGCATAGTACTGAACAGGATTTCATGttattatatattcatattaaacttatttatattttgagttgACAATTAAGTTTTCTATGTCGTTTGACCAGATATCGGAAGACTATTTTGACggctaattaaaaaaaaactaattacatagtgtGTCAacaaaccacgagacaaatcttttgagcttaattaatctatcattagcatatgtagattactgtagcacttatgactaatcatggaccaattaggctcaaaaggttcATCTCGTGATTTTCCTCcaaactgtgcaattagtttatttttatctatatttaatactctatttgaGTGTCTAgagattcgatgtaatgtttttaggaatttttttttggaaaaacagGGCCATACTGTCGATCACTGCCGCTTCTTTGATGCTCCATGGGTAGTAAAATTCAACAACAACCAACTGTTGAACCATAACTGCATGTCTGAAATAATGGAGTCATCGTATGAGGGATGGATGCTAACAGCTAGTGTGATAAAAACACTACCTTTTGGCCACCATGTGCAGTATATAGGACTGGGATACACCGAGAAAATATGCATTATTGAAACCTGGATATGTATTTGTGCCAGCGTACAGTATCGCCAGTTTTCCTGTCTTCTGACTTGAGATATACCTAAGcaatgtagtttatttttgagacTGCATTTGCTAATCCCAACGAAAGCATAAGAAGCTAAGTCATGCAACTATGAAGTGGCTCT
This window harbors:
- the LOC102711096 gene encoding carotenoid 9,10(9',10')-cleavage dioxygenase 1-like; this translates as MMRVSLHPCICKASPSFRPASSQGARNQPTSTTTNRKKPFFQEIRRRLSFRIDEASKALEMAKQGLMEALVDSTFKFSDQPMLPSESNFAPVSEISEAIEILQVEGEIPEDFPEGIYIRNGSNPLFGALHSTVSIFGKSSEIWVEGEGMLHALYFRKNSSATWLMSYANRYVQSETFKIEKAQKKPSFLPAIMGDSSAIIAGYILNYMRFGKVNKDISNTNVFEHAGRVFAVAENHLPQEICIQNLETEDSWDINGEWDQPFTAHPKVAPGSGELVIFGSDTKRPFLMVGVVSADGTQLKHKVDLKLDRCTLCHDIGVTVKYNIIMDLPLTIDINRLIRGDQLIKFEKDSYARIGVMPRYGNAESVIWFDVEPFCMFHFINCFEEGDEVVIRGLRAADSIIPGPKISLNKNDLPSDPSGDDVSVKQGINEEFFSRLYQWRLNMKTKALSGEYLTGTEFSMEFPVINNHKMGLHHSYAYAQVVDSLTSCYGVNDKVILKYGGLAKLYLEERDNVTTETSKDLIKAEYHWLGKDEFCSGAVFVPRVGGTHEDDGWIISFVHNEGSNTSQVHIIDAQRFEGAPVAKIILPRRVPYGFHGTFITNKLNEVM